The proteins below come from a single Mya arenaria isolate MELC-2E11 chromosome 6, ASM2691426v1 genomic window:
- the LOC128236844 gene encoding uncharacterized protein LOC128236844 — MVLGAYLYRLLRSDEDTNKDLVARKPTATEVTVESHIMGKKDSPYISTCANKATVEMFVGLAKKKDEKKKTKITRYTVVQIDVEKLKKAGCSEIIDLTDPDILDKEIKESNKRARNYATKYKEVLIKSKVPASCFTVLPECEESSDYEISDYTSVDDDIDSLASGVSKLSAK, encoded by the coding sequence ATGGTTCTGGGGGCGTATTTATACCGTCTTCTTAGATCAGATGAAGATACAAACAAAGATCTCGTTGCCAGAAAACCGACTGCTACGGAAGTAACTGTTGAATCGCACATAATGGGGAAGAAAGACTCTCCCTATATTTCTACGTGTGCTAACAAAGCAACTGTTGAGATGTTTGTCGGTTTAGCAAAGAAGAAAGACGAGAAAAAGAAAACCAAAATAACTCGTTATACCGTTGTGCAGATAGATGTCGAGAAACTTAAGAAAGCAGGCTGTTCAGAGATCATCGATCTCACAGACCCGGACATTCTAGACAAGGAAATAAAGGAAAGCAACAAGCGCGCCAGGAATTACGCAACCAAGTATAAGGAAGTCTTAATTAAGAGCAAAGTACCCGCAAGCTGCTTCACCGTCCTTCCAGAGTGCGAAGAATCAAGTGATTATGAAATTAGCGACTACACGTCTGTGGATGATGATATCGACTCCCTTGCATCTGGTGTGAGTAAACTGTCGGCGAAATAA
- the LOC128238068 gene encoding uncharacterized protein LOC128238068, which translates to MEFITSSRGAPKLCFDSFTYTKKKSSKTTITWECSQRRTLECKGAVITDSPATEIRSSREHNHEKDDSHVGGLKVRKEIQLSVQANRGWPGQIIADKMFSQPVEVRVAAGTTETIKRGIRRKRAGDAPNNPEKLDAIPSPLPESYTRQLVYDNDSGSDRVLVFASEDGLRLLQNATMWFMDGTHSTAPQQFKQVFTVRVLLGETSATAAYALLPSKTQEVYEECLNAILDACLRRNIRPNPTKVVTDYEMAIHNAVHAVLSNTIEIQSCFQCQRHGKSHGRGSGDSRQKGGDRKLRERPLPKPLGHEVEFCKGLVNGNIANNNQTLEKVFIAVNTTCTELLDLLA; encoded by the exons ATGGAATTCATTACGAGTAGTAGAGGCGCACCAAAGCTTTGCTTTGATAGTTTTACGTACACGAAGAAGAAAAGCAGCAAGACCACCATCACCTGGGAGTGCTCACAGAGACGCACCTTGGAATGCAAAGGAGCAGTTATTACTGACAGTCCA GCCACAGAGATTCGTTCCTCACGAGAGCACAACCACGAGAAAGACGACTCCCATGTCGGTGGTTTAAAGGTCCGGAAAGAAATCCAGCTCAGCGTTCAGGCGAACAGAGGGTGGCCAGGTCAGATCATCGCCGACAAGATGTTCTCTCAACCTGTCGAG GTTAGAGTTGCTGCCGGAACAACCGAGACAATCAAAAGAGGTATAAGACGAAAGAGAGCCGGTGATGCACCTAACAACCCCGAGAAGCTGGATGCCATTCCGTCTCCACTACCAGAGAGTTACACCCGCCAATTAGTATATGACAACGACAGTGGATCTGACCGGGTACTGGTGTTCGCTTCGGAGGATGGGCTTCGACTTCTCCAAAATGCCACCATGTGGTTCATGGATGGAACCCACTCAACGGCCCCTCAGCAGTTCAAGCAA gtGTTCACCGTCAGAGTGCTGCTCGGAGAGACGTCGGCCACAGCAGCATATGCCCTTCTGCCTTCAAAAACTCAAGAAGTATATGAAGAGTGCCTCAATGCCATCCTCGATGCTTGCCTGCGCAGGAACATCCGTCCCAATCCCACCAAAGTCGTCACAGACTATGAGATGGCCATCCACAACGCAGTACATGCTGTTTTGTCGAACACTATCGAAATACAG AGCTGTTTTCAGTGTCAGAGACATGGAAAGAGCCATGGCCGTGGCAGTGGTGATTCCCGCCAAAAGGGAGGTGATAGGAAGCTGAGGGAAAGACCCCTTCCCAAGCCGCTGGGACACGAGGTGGAGTTCTGTAAAGGCCTCGTGAACGGAAACATCGCCAACAATAACCAAACACTTGAAAAAGTTTTCATAGCTGTGAACACCACGTGTACCGAATTGCTAGACCTCCTGGCATAG